TAAAACTCTTTGAATTTTTTGATCTATATTCCACGCATCTTTTGAGTCTATAAATAAACTTAACTCATCTACTTTTTTTAAATATTCTTTATTTTCTGGATCAAGAGCTAGTTTTTCATTGTAGTTTTCAAATTCTTTTAAGGCTTGGTAAATTTCTTCAAGTTCTTTTTTGATAGCTTCACCCACGCTTAAGGTGCTTTCAAAGCTTACTTGTTGATTTAGCATGCCTATGCTAGCGTTATTTTGTTTAATCATTCTACCGCTATCTAATTTTAAAGTTCCCATAAGGGCTTTTAAAAAGCTTGATTTTCCTTCACCATTTTTGCCTATAATGGCGATTTTTTCTCCTAAATTTGCACTAAAATTTACATTTTCTAAAATTATTTTTGTATTAAATTTCTTATTTGCATCGATTAAATCTATTAAAGCCAAATTTCTTTCCCAAAATGTTTTTTGCGATTTTACTTTAAAAAGTATTAATTTTGCTTAAATACAATTACGCAATGAGAGTAGTTATTTTTTTTAGTTTGTTAGTTTTATTTTTTGCTTTGGCAAATTGGTTTATTTATAAAAGATTTTTAAGTAGAGTTGATTTTTTAAAGCCTTATAAGAAGCTAGTGTTAGCTTTTGTTTTAATAGTTTTTGTGTGTGAATTAATCTTTTTTGTAAATATGCGTGGAGATTTTTTGCATGAAAAGCTTTATTATATTTTAGCGATTTTTCCTACTATTACTTGCTTTTTCTTGCTTTTTGGAGTGGTTTTTGAATTTGGCTCTTGGATTTTTTTTAATGAAAAGAAAAAAGAGCAGATTTTTAGCATTCAAAGGAGAAAATTTTTAAAATTAATTTTTGATTCTTGGCTTATTATACTTAGTGTTAGTATGGTATTTAAGGGTTTTGTAAATGCTATTAGCACGCCTAAGATTAATGAAATAGATATTAAAATTAAAAATTTAAAAGAAGATTTAAACATAGCTTTGCTTTCTGATGTACATTTAGGGAAAAATTTAGGTGAAGATTTTTTAAAAACCTTGATTAATGAAGTTAATGCTTTAAACGCAGATATAGTTATCATAGCAGGGGATTTAATAGATGCAGATATTGCTAGTATGTCTTATATTAATTTATTAGAGAATTTTAAATCAAAATATGGCACATATTTTGTTTATGGAAATCATGAGTATTATAATGATATAAATGCTATAAGCAAAAAGCTTA
The genomic region above belongs to Campylobacter peloridis LMG 23910 and contains:
- a CDS encoding metallophosphoesterase — its product is MLKYNYAMRVVIFFSLLVLFFALANWFIYKRFLSRVDFLKPYKKLVLAFVLIVFVCELIFFVNMRGDFLHEKLYYILAIFPTITCFFLLFGVVFEFGSWIFFNEKKKEQIFSIQRRKFLKLIFDSWLIILSVSMVFKGFVNAISTPKINEIDIKIKNLKEDLNIALLSDVHLGKNLGEDFLKTLINEVNALNADIVIIAGDLIDADIASMSYINLLENFKSKYGTYFVYGNHEYYNDINAISKKLKTLKNFKVLEDESIDFGDFTLSGTLDLAAKRLGFKESNIEKIKNEINQEKVNILITHQPKYVKTYDVSGFDLILSGHTHAGQIFPFSLLVYLEQGFVYGLYKLSKDSLLYVSSGAGFWGPAVRFLAPSEIALIRLKGE